ACCGTTGTCGTTCTAATCTTTATTAATTATTCACTTCAAAGTTACGTTACATTAAAGTGGGAGAGTGCCTCCGTCTTGCGCTTTGACATGAAATTCAAAATATTTGATTTGTTCATAAGCAAACGATCTCACTGCATACATAATGAATGTTTCAGAATTAATCGTTATCTTATttttatttcaggttttatttatTGCACTCATATAGCAGTCAATACCAACGGAACTCCATGAGCATTCAACATATTGCAATAAAACAGGCAGGTGACGCGGCTCGAACCCTCAACCTACTGGTTAAGCCTATAAACCACGGTCGCTACACAGCTCCTTCCATTCAAAGAGCGCGTCCTCGAGCTCGACCTCACAAGACGCCGTCTTACGTCTTACAGGTACGCGCTCACCCGCCAAGCACATGCACGGTGGTGGATGCGAGGTCcgatcacttctgacaccaatgtaatgaaatAAGCAGGGAGCACGGCTCGAACCCTCAATATTCTAGCGCCAAGCCCAGCTCGCCatcgactgtgccacaaaagcCTTCTCGAGTGACAGAGTCGATATCCGTGGCTATAAACTCACATTAATGTATAAGAGCAACAAacatacatttataaaaaaagagttaaaaaaaaagaaaaaagatagCAATAATGTCCTGCTATCTAAAGCGACTCACTAATCAATGAGAAGAAATATATGATTTGTGACATTATGTACCGTTCAGTTCTAGACTTTGGTAAAGTCAGATCGTTTTGGCTACGGGTATTCCTGCCTGTCGCCGTGATTCGATCAGTGAGTAGCTCGTCTTTGAATTTAGATTTTAGGAGTCTGACTGTGAAGATAGTGCTGATTTGAGGCCGTCTTTAATGAAGCCAGGGTAGGGACAAGGTCTGAAGTGCCTCTGTACAACTGGACTATCTACCCAGGACGGTGCAGCATGCTCTCTTCGGACTAGATCCaggtcatcagactgggcctGGGTTAGTGAGCTGTGCCAAACAGGAGCGGCATAATCCAGGGTGGGGTGGAAATGCTCACCATGTCTTCCTGTGGCACATGGAACCTTTTAAGAAAACGAAGGAGAAATCTGTGGCTCTTGGTTAACATAGCAACCTGCTCACCCCATTGTAAGCCCTTTTTACCATTACCCTTAAAATCTTCACACTATCAGCCACTTATCAAAGATGAGATGCAATTTCCTTCCACCTGCGAGTCTTCCAAGAAATAGGAGACCCTGGCGTTCTGACCCCAGTCTTCATCTTTAGCGAGACCCAACTAATTGACACACCTGGGGAGTTGTtttctattataaactgggtggttcgaatcCTGAATGATGATTGggtgacagccgtggtatatcagaccgcaaTCCACTTTCTCATAaacccagccaggcaatttataaacttgatatCTACTATAAAAAGCATGGCGACATTATCTAATTTCTTTTAGACTAccatttggttttcaacagcagagatttgtataaacatTGCTGTCTGTCTCCGACATTTGTAGCATTGTTTCAATAatgaaattcgatctccagctttcacatagtaatgaacgtgtcgggagtcaggatgagacagacaggcagcttttctcagccagtcaaaatccTGAATCAGCGTAATTTGTATGGATTAtaaacaaagaaatgtcaattttAAAAAAGGGACAACGAAACAAAGTGCAACTAGTTTGCAGTATTTCCAGCTTCTATTTGatgtgattgtgttagctgtgttgttggctaacACATTTTCAATGCCAGGTGAAATCACGCTTCATTAgttcattgttatggatgtactAAATAAATATCagtagaaaacagcttaaacaaatgcaaatgcagctactttgttgttattatggctgcattgtttgacgtgactgtatgttagccgtagttggctagctagcaagcaagggataagaacgttgccagccagtatggcaattgAACATTTAGAACGATtgactgggtcgagtccatagatacagaacaaaaagactggacgactgggtcacgtctctaGCAACTGAACCGATAGAATGAACAGCCGGCCATGGTAGCAACCCTACATTTGTGTCGGGGCTATATcttatcctccaaacaccagcttcttGGACATTATCACTTAAAGATACCACACACACAATtagctatttttttattttactaggcaagtaatttaagaacaaattcttatttacaactttGGCCTACACCAGACAAatcctaacccagacaacgctgggccaattgtgtgccgccctatgggactcccaataacgtccggttgtgatacagcctggaaacaaaccagggtctgtagtgacacctctagcactgagatgcagtgccttagaccactgcaccactcgggagcccaatcgTCCATACCATTATTGCGTTCAATATTGCCTGCTCTTAAATATTGAGAAAAAAGCTAAATACATCATGCACAACTCCCCCAGTAGTCCTTTTAAATAATCTGTGTCGGTTTTCATTTGAGTTTGATTCTAAAAATCTGCCCCAACTGTTGTTTTTGGCTCGTATGAAATACTCCGATGGGAGATTCACAGCATTTGAGGCTTATAACTCGTCTTCCTGTTCAACAGCAGCACCCAGAGTCCAGAGCACAGACTGACATCATGTTGGTACTGCCACACACAGAGCTAAACAAAGACTGGTGCATTACATAACCACATCAGCATGTGGAATATTATTGTGATGACATCTCTAAAAAGGTTATGGACACGGGGTGTGGGTGAAGAAATACTACagattcaccaatttgtaagtcgctctggataagagcgtctgctaaatgacttaaatgtaaatgtaaatgtacagtaaaaCATTATATTAGAGGGAGACTTACTATTACTATCAGAATTAATATCACAAGCAAAACAATTCTATATCAGTCGAGATCAGTATCAACAATTGGCCAATTGTCACTAGTGTCATTTTGAATACTTGAACATGAATCAGGTCATGTATCTTTTTCTGTTGTCAGCAAACACTTGTCACAATACTGTCTTCAAAAAAAAAGACGTTTTTGGAGCACTTACAATGACGCTGTAAAAGCCAAAGACACAAACAGCTCCTTGAATGTAGCACGTTTGGTATTTCGGCACCATGGACAGCACCAGTTGCAAATTGAAAGGCAGACTATCAAACCAACTAAGATCTTCTTTTCGGCCATGAAATACAAAAACTATTTCTTGATGAAATTGGTGCATGCTGCAACTGTGTCACCAAATACAAATGATAAAAAGATGATCACCAGCAAATCGATATGGCAACATGTGTTCAACCCTGACTGCATACAAAAATATTTACCCCAAGTTTCAAAAATCAGAACAGCTGTAGGTAATGTTTTATCCACCATTTCATCCCCTTTATTTccatgtaactgggggtgaaacTGAGAGGCCAACAGGACTCCTCCTACAGACCAAGTTCAGAAGTCATCACAAGATAGCCAGACAGTGTGTCAAAGCATTGAAGCATGAAGCCCTATATCCAAAACACAAGCTCCACATGTGCCCCAAAAAATCTACACACATCCTGCTGCAGAGTttcacacccaacaccccacagcTATGCCTCTCTCCATTCCTTTAAGTCCCAAGGACATTGATACCTATGGAGGCTTGTCTATACATCACAATCACAATCACAATCATGGCAGACATGATGCACCTCTTCCAATATCACAACTGAAATGCCATTACCAGTTTTGTATATAAAATATAGATGATGTACATTGTTATATATCATAGACCAATGGGTTATATAGTTATACACAGAAAGAGATAGGCCTTCCGTTCAGATGAAGAAGAATTAAATGAATAAGAGATATCTTTGAGCAGATACAGAGGGCTGAGGAGCTACATACATAATTCTCCTGACCTACTTTAGAACCTACTTTAGAATTGTGTGCCAGTGCTGAGCAGAGTAGTCTCGctgcagtgcgtgtgtgtgtatgtttgtctgtAGTGCTGAGCTGTGTGAAGTTCAGCGGGCAGTACACTTTGTGTTACTGGTAGGCTGTGTGTGAGTGATGTTGCTTTCTGGGCCACTACTGGGCTGTCTCCTCAATACAATGTTTTCTGTGTTTATGGCGAGGAATGTCATGTACTGCTGAGATGTGTGCAAATGGTAAggtgtgttagtgttattactGGGTCGTATATTACTGTGTCAGCAGTGTGCTTGAGATGGTCAAAGGACAATGGTCAATGttgaagaaagagagggaaccgCTGACAGACAGTTAATCATGAAAAGAGTTACCCAGTAAGGCATGTATTCAATCAACCTGAAAATGATTGAATAACCAGCCAGATCaaccgtgatacaagtcagtactgacgtttgagaaacatggatgaacgtctaattctgacgtgagactgtgagaactGGCAGCATCGAGAATACTAGACTTAGCATCTACGTGCATTGTTGACGTAAGCCAGTGTAAAGTGTCTGAAGTAGTGTATCTGTCAGCCACATCGTGTAGGCCTACATGTCAACCCTTGTGACTGTACGAGCCAACCAATACCGTGGGAGACCTTCATTTGTGTCTGTGTCTACAAGTAGAGAGGAAGAAAAAAACATATCTTACCTTCAGAGCCCAAGTAATGGTCCAATGGGAGAGCGTGAAAAAACAAGAAACAAATGAAAGAAAAGTGTTAAAAACATAACAGATTTAAATGCTGTGTTCCATTTGCGTTTAATTTCACACGCTTACAAGTAGAATGACCCAGAGCAGAATGGTGTTAAGCATTTTATGGACATCTCCACTTTCCGAACACTTAAAGCAGCTACATCTCTACTGATGGTAATAAAGCTGCTATGAAGTAACAAAATGCATGTATTCATACTATTGTTCATTCTCTTCATGGGCCTTAAAGCTGTAGGCTTGTGCCACTAGTGTCACTTTCTCTGTGCTCACTTTACACAGAGGCTGGTTTTGAGTGACAAATAGCCTTTCTTGGCTGGAACATTCTTCATTATGTACTTGAATGATGCCATTATGACCCTGGGGTGACCTTCAAATTGCCATTTTCGCATCTAGGCGAAACGTTCAACTCTGGGTGACTCTGCTGGAGACCAGAGTAGATAAGCTTGCCCTCAGTTGTCAAAGACAATAGAATTGTACACAAATATCACCAGCAAGATTTTCCTAAAAAATAACTGGCATTCACACAGTTAGATATTAAATATGTATTCCACAGTTAGCTTACTTGATAAAGTTTCTTGTGTTTTCACGGCAGAACAAATACTCAAGCAGATGTTTGACAATTACTCCTGCCTGATATGCATTCAGCAACGGTTAAAACAATCTAAATTTGAAAGAATTCTGTCCATCTCCAGAATGAGTCTTGAACCTCTTCTAATACAAGGTATGTGTGAAAACAGGTGAGATGGAATTCCAGGATGACTAACCCAGGTGTCGCTTCAGCGGTCAAATGAATCAAACAGCCAAGGTCAAGGGGAATTAAATATGTTTCTATACTATTTTCAGTGAACTTTGacctcccctccaccaccaccagccaaAGGGCTGGGATGAAGGAGTTCTAGGACGGATCATCACACACAGTAAGCAAGCAGACCAAACAAATATAAACgtcttctctccctcatcccaccACTGCTCGACCCCAGAACGACACTTTTAATTTGAAAAATGTTACATTACCATAGTTGAATATTTTGATCCACTCTCAATAGCTTCACTGGTTTCATCTGGGCTCTTCCTTAGTGTTAAACCAGCAGGCAGGGTGCTGTCATTGTAAGATCTGACAAACTTGAAGTCACTAGTGCGTGAGCCCGTTGTCATGTATGCATCATAATTGTAAGAACTACGCAGAGTTCCAGCTCCATCCACCTCTGCATAGTTGGGAGGGAAATACGCGCTGGGAATGGTGACTGCTCCATCAAACAACATTCTAGGCTTTCTACTGCGGCAGAACCTCAAGGCCAGGATGAGAATAATGAAAGTCAGGAAaaaggtggagacagagaccagACCAATGATCAGATAGGAAGTTAGTTTGGAACTATCCTCATAAGCCATGTCTTTCAGTTCTGGAACTTCAGCCAAGTTATCTGATATGAGTAAATATACATCACaggttgtagagagagagggctgtccGTTGTCATTCACTGATATAACAAGGTTCTGCTTCATACTGTCAGATTCAGAAATGTCCCGCTGGGCCCTGATCTCTCCACTGTGGAGACCAACAGTGAAAAGTCCCAGATCAGTCGATTTCAAGATCTGATATGAAAGCCACGCATTTTGTCCAGAGTCAGCATCCACAGCTATCACTTTGGAAACCAGTGACCCCGCCAGAGCAGCTTTGGGGACCATCTCAGTCATCAAGGAGTTCCCTGCTGGGGCAGGGTATAATATCTGGGGAGAGTTATCATTCTCATCTGTTATGAAGACATTCACTGTCACGTtactgctgaggggaggagaaCCATTGTCTCTGGCTACAACGTGGACTTTGAAGTTCCTGAACTGCTCATAATCAAATGCTCTCACAGCATGGATCACACCCGTGTCTCCATTAATGGATAGAAATGAGGACACCGGAACACCATTCATCTCACTGGGCAATAGAGCATAGACCACTGTGCCGTTCTGTCTCCAGTCTGGGTCTCTGGCAGTAACAGAACATATAGAGGAGCCAGGCGTGTTATTTTCAGTGACATAGGTGCTATAGGATTGTTCTTCAAACACTGGTGGGTTGTCATTCACGTCTGACACAGATAAATGAATCGTTTTTGAGGAGGATAAAGGTGGAGACCCCTCGTCAGTGGCAGTGATAGTTATGTTATAATCTGATATTATCTCTCGGTCTAGTTCACTAGTTGTTACCAGAGAATAGTAGTTTTTGATTGAGGGGTTTAGTTTGAAAGGAACATTTTGTTGAATGTAGACGTGGACCTGTTTATTTCCCTCCGAGTCTTTATCCTGTACATTGATGATGCCCACCTCTGTGCCAGGTAACATGTTCTCAGAGATGGGATTTTTTAAAGATTTTAGGAATATCACAGGTACATTGTCATTTACATCTGTGATTTCGACAATAACTTTTGTGTTGGAAACCAACCCTGATCCGTCTTGCGCCTGGATACGCATTTCATAATATGTTTCTGCTTCAAAATCTATTGGTCCAATGACTTTAATTTCTCCAGTCTTCTTTTCAACGGAAAATAGCCTCGCTGCTTTATCAGATATTCGACTGAAATCGTAGCTCACTTCCCCATTGTGTCCCTCGTCAGGATCCGTGGCACTAACTGTAGCTACTACGGTATCCAAAGGAGAATTTTCTGGGAGACTGGCCTTATAGGCGTCCTGACTAAACACTGGAATATTATCATTAGCATCCAACACAGTAACGTGTATAACTACAGTACCAGATCTCTGCGGAGTCCCACCATCAACCGCAGTAAGTAACAATGTCACCTCTTGCTGTTGTTCTCGATCTAATTCCTTCTCCAAAACTAACTCGCCATATTTCCCACCGTCTCTATTTGTATGAACAGCCAAAACAAAATGGTCATTCCTCTCCAGCGTATAGCTTTGAACTGCATTTAATCCAATGTCTGCGTCATGGGCTTCGTTTAAGGGAAAACGTTGCCCCTTCACAGCCGACTCTACTATCTCTAATTGTATGCGTTCACTTGGAAATCGAGGTGAATTATCATTTATATCCTGGATTTGAACAATAACACGGTGCAACTCTAAAGGATTTTCAAGCACCAGCTCGTATTTCAAAGCGCATGAACCCCTTGGGCCGCACAGCTCTTCTCTGTCTATTGTTTCAGCGACAATCAAATCCGCCGAGTTGGCGTTGATATCACAGTAGCGTCGACTGCTGCCGTCCAAGTCTAACCTAGCGTCACGAGCCGACATTCTCTTAGCATCCAGCCCCAGATCCTTGGCTATATTTCCGATCAAAGATCCACGTTTCAGCTCCTCCGGAATAGAGTAGTTTATATCTCCATGGCTACGGTGCAGTTTGGACAGAGAAAGCAGTGTCACACAGAGTATTGAGAGCGAGAAACCGTTGTGTCCCATCTTCGACATATGCCTGGAAGACAGATAATTCACAGAATAGGCCAGTTGTTCGTGATGGATAATTATTCAAACGGTTGGCTAAACGAAGAGAAAATAAGCATTGCATACATCCAGATTCTCCTACGATGTTATGTGACGCAGTTGGGTGTTTTCTTGCTTTTGAATATTACAGTTGTGGGAGGAGAGATACATATATTAGTTCAAGGTTGGTATATAGCGACACACTGAGTATTTCATTCAACACTGCATTtactgacaacaacaacaaaaaacgtccCCAAAAAGGTGTGGAGTTGGGGCGCAGGGAGCTTAGAAACCCATTTCTCAATGTTTGACAATTGAAGAAACAATCGATAGGCTACAGTTCATAAGCTTTTTATTATAGTGATCTATCAAAGTGAGAGGCAGCCTGCCATCATTAGATGCGCTATAGGACTGTAGAAGATTTCTAGAGAAGTTGGTAAATATCACGAAAAATTCCAAAAACAGCAGCAGGGTGCTGAAGCAAACAAACGTGATACTAAATCAAATCTATATTCACTGTATGGTCTTAAGTGAATCCTTATTTTATAAACGTCTGTATGCTCTGGTTTTAAAACTGAATAagattctttcttttttttaaagaaaaactaCATTACACCTTGAATGATATGCAAAATAAATACACATCTAATGAAATAATGATTTCAAACGGTAAAAATCCATGATGATGTGCCTTAGAAAAACACAAGACCAGAAAAAAAGTTTAACTACAGATAGCTTTAGTCATTCCATTGCAGAAGCCTGCAGAATGTTGATCGCTATCCACAATAGTGGTGCTGAAACACCAAAGACCTCTAAAGGGCGACGGCTGCCATACGATCTCTTAACTGTTGTGTAGACACCACAGAAAATAATGAAAGAATGCCACTATTGGCAAATATTTAGAGCCTTTGGCTACCCATTCAAGTTTAACTGTTCAGAAATTATTTAGGACTGCGACATTGATTTTCATGGACATAGTTCTTATTAAGAGTGAGGAGCAAATCCAACGATGGCACAAAGTAAACAAACTAAAACAATTGAAATGTATCGAATTAAATAGGCTACGCCGAGCACACCGAACTCACATTTGAATATGACAACTCGATAAAtgatatcagcacactgttatcTTACCTCATCACAATTTTCTGCATTGTTCAGAGTAATTATACTTTCGCCAAAAGGCTCAACTGGTTTCTTCAGTGTAACATCAGCAGGCAGTGTGCTGTCATTGTAAGATCTGACAAACTTGAAGTCACTGGTGCGTGAGCCCGTTGTCAGGTATGCGTCATAATTGTAAGAACTGCGCAGAGTTCCAGCTGCATCCACCTCTGCATAGTTGGGAGGGAAATACGCGCTGGGAATGGCGACTGCTCCATCAAACAACATTCTGGGCTTTCTGCTGCGGCAGAACCTCACGGCCAGGATGAGAATAATGAAAGTCAGGAAaaaggtggagacagagaccagACCAATGATCAAATAGGAAGTTAATTTGGAACTATCTTCAAAAGTCATGTCTTTCAGTTCTGGAACTTCAGCCAAGTTATCTGATATGAGTAAATAAACATCACaggttgtagagagagagggctgtccGTTATCGTTCACTGATATAACAAGGTTCTGCTTCATTCTGTCAGATTCAGAAATGTCCCGATGTGCCAGGATCTCTCCATTATGGAGACCAATAGTGAAAAGTCCCGGATCAGTCGATTTCACGATGTGATATGAAAGCCACGCGTTTTGTCCAGAGTCAGCATCCACAGCTATCACCTTGGAAACCAGGGACCCCGCCAGAGCAGCTTTGGGGACCATCTCAGTCATCAAGGAGTTCCCTGCTGGAGCAGGGTATAATATCTGGGGAGAGTTATCATTCTCATCTGTTATGAAGACACTCACAGTCACGTtactgctgaggggaggagaaCCATTGTCTCTGGCTACAACATGGACCTTGAAGCTCCTAAACTGCTCATAATCAAATGCTCTCACTGCGTGCACCACTCCCGTGTCTCCGTTGATGGATAAAAATGAGGACACCGGAACACCATTAATCTCACTGGGCAATAGAGAATAGACCACTGTACCGTTCTGTCTCCAGTCTGGGTCTCTGGCAGTAACAGAACACATAGAGGAGCCAGGCTTGTTATTTTCAGTCACATAGGAACTGTAGGATTGTTCTTCAAACGCAGGAGGATTGTCATTCACGTCTGACACAGATACATGAATCGTCGTTGAGGAGGATAAAGGTGGAGACCCCTCGTCAGTGGCGGTGATAGTTATGTTATAATCTGATATCATCTCACGGTCTAATTCACTTGTTGTTACCAAAGAATAATAGTTTTTGATTGAGGGGTTTAGTTTGAAAGGAACATTTTGTTGAATGGAGCAGCGGACCTGTCTATTTCCCTCTGAATCTTTATCCTGTACATTGATGATGCCCACCTCTGTTCCAGGTAACACGTTCTCAGGGATGGGATTGCTAAGTGATTTGATCAATATTAATGGTTCATTGTCATTTATATCGGTTATATCTATGATTACTTTTGTGTTAGAAGCTAATCCTGACCCATCTTTGGCTTGGACGCGCATTTCATAATCTTTCCTCTCCTCAAAGTCCACAGGTCCAACGACTCTGATTACACCAGTCCCTTTGTCTATAGAAAAAATTGATGATGCTTTATCAGATATGCTTCTGAAGTCATACGTCACTTCCCCATTTGCACCCTTATCTGCATCAGTGGCGCTGACAGTTACCACTACAGAATGTAAAGGGGGATTTTCTGTCAGACTGACTCTATAAACGTCCTGGCTAAATACTGGGATATTATCGTTAGCATCCAACACAGTGACGTGTATAACTACAGTACCAGATCTCTGCGGAGTCCCACCATCAACAGCAGTAAGTAACAACGTCACCTCCTCTTGCTTTTCTCGATCCAGCTCTTtttctaacactaactcactgtaTTTCCCACCATCACTATTTGTATGAACGGCCAAAACAAAATAGTCATTCCTCTCGAGTATATAGCTTTGCACTGCGTTTAATCCTATGTCTGCATCATGCGCTTCGTCTAAGGGAAAACGTCGACCTTTGTCAGCCGATTCTGTCATTTCTAGATTCATGCGCTCATTAGGAAATCTAGGAGAGTTGTCGTTAACGTCTTGAATTTGCACAGTGATACGATGAAGCTCGAGAGGGTTTTCAACAACAAGTTCATATTTTAGTGCACACGTAAGCTTCGAACCACACAGCTCCTCTCTATCTATTCTACCCGTCACAATAAGGTTGCCCGCAGCGAGGTCAATGTCACAATATCGTTTACTGTTATCATCCATATCTAACCGAGCTTTGCGATCAGATAATCTCTTCGCATCCAGTCCGAGATCCTTGGCTATATTCCCAATGATAAATCCACGCTTAGCTTCCTCGGGTGAAGAATAGCTCATGTCTCCATGCGTGGTGTGAGGGAGAACAAGAAAGAAAACCGAGCAGAGTTTGACGGCAGAGAACAAAAATATTTTGACCACCATCATCAACGTTGGAACGTTTGATACTCCTATCCTTAAGATGGTGATTTACCAAATTCGTTATGCCACAAAATATGTATCCAAGGTTACAATCCAAATTCTGTCCAAGCAACGATATATGTTGATACCAGTCAACGCGACGTTTTTCCCCACTGCAGAAACAAGTCTCCTCCCTGTATATGGTAATCTGCTGGGTGGGGACACAATCATGCATTCAGCCAGAGAAGGTGAACAGCGACACATTGAGTATTTTCACAAAAACTGCAGTAACACTACAAAGTTActgaatatacagtacattgagCAAGATTCATTCAATATCTTATTGTAAAATGTGCTATAGTTAAATATTGCTATACATGCATGCCAACAGTGCAGTTTATAGATAGAACAAGTCACCAGTGTTGAATCAGTCGATTTATTTCTTCCCGTTGTCTTATTTAACCCCCAGACAATATCTATCTATAATTCAGAAGCAACTGAGGAAAACAAATGCAAGTGTCACGGTAGTTTAGGATGTAAGAATAGGTTATATTATTTAGGCCTATATTTTAAAACTTCTCAAATCACATTATTGAAAAGAGTGATTTATTATCAAGGCTTTGGTAATTTATATTTAAAAATCACCCACAACAATGAACATCCTGGAGACTCCATTGCCAGATTCTCAATGTCTGGTCGCTGTCCAGTGCTGAAACAGGGCCGACGCAATAGCCCATTTACTTTATCTCTCATACCAAACGTTAGTGGGAGAATAAAATGTGCTGCTGCAAATTGCTATCCAACAAACGGCGAACATGTTGTCTTATGGCAGCAGCCTTAGACCAAGCCAGTCTTTTTACAGAGACAGAACACTTCAGAGAGTTAAAAGGTAAATCTGTGTCCTGCGTTTAAAATGACAAACGAAGCACTTCAAAGTTGTAATTGTAAGCATGTGTCCTGCATTACAACGCAATCAAAGAAGTACGCAGGTATGACACCCTGCCCAGGAATCAGACACTTGAGTAAATTTGTTTGAAATTGATTAAACCCTGGCTAAAATCCGTATGTTTTGGAAAGCACATTATAACAGTGGAAACTCCTAAATTCAGTCAATTTAAAAACGTTGCCGTGTCTGATGAGCCAGCACAGCGACCAAATTGAAATATCTGACAAACTTGTGGTCACGATGAttcccatattattacttacactcttgctcttttgcaccccagtatctcaatttgcacatcatcatctgcacatctatcactccagtgttaatgctaaattgtaattatttcgcctccatggcctatttattgccatacctcactccccttctacatttgcacacactgtacattgaTCTGTCTAgtgtgttgttgactgtacgtttactccatgtgtaactctgtgttgttgtttttgtcgcactgctttgctttattttggccaggtcccagttgtaaatgagaacttgttctcaactggcctacctggttaaataaaggtgaaatatatattttttaatatatatatatatatatagttgtttaataaaataaatggtCAATCAATACCCAAATAAGGTTTATTATCTCACCTCAGTATTCCCCACGTTGTTTAGATTGATTATACTTTCTCCCAAACACTCGATTTGACTCCTCTTAAGTGTAAGATCAGCAGGCAAGGTGCTGTCATTGTAAGATCTCACAAACTTGAAGTCACTGGTGCGTGAGCCCGTTGTCAGGTATGCGTCATAATTGTAAGAACTGCGCAGAGTTCCAGCTCCATCCACCTCTGCATAGTTGGGAGGGAAATACGCGCTGGGAATGGCGACTGCTCCATCAAACAACATTCTAGGCTTTCTACTGCGGCAGAACCTCAAGGCTAGGATGAGAATAATGAAAGTCAGGAAaaaggtggagacagagaccagACCAATGATCAAATAGGAAGTTAGTTTGGAACTATCCTCATAAGCCATGTCTTTCAGTTCTGGAACTTCAGCCAAGTTATCTGATATGAGTAAATATACATCACaggttgtagagagagagggctgtccGTTATCTTTCACTGATATAACAAGGTTCTGCTTCATATTGTCAGATTCA
Above is a genomic segment from Oncorhynchus masou masou isolate Uvic2021 chromosome 12, UVic_Omas_1.1, whole genome shotgun sequence containing:
- the LOC135550461 gene encoding protocadherin beta-16-like isoform X12; protein product: MSKMGHNGFSLSILCVTLLSLSKLHRSHGDINYSIPEELKRGSLIGNIAKDLGLDAKRMSARDARLDLDGSSRRYCDINANSADLIVAETIDREELCGPRGSCALKYELVLENPLELHRVIVQIQDINDNSPRFPSERIQLEIVESAVKGQRFPLNEAHDADIGLNAVQSYTLERNDHFVLAVHTNRDGGKYGELVLEKELDREQQQEVTLLLTAVDGGTPQRSGTVVIHVTVLDANDNIPVFSQDAYKASLPENSPLDTVVATVSATDPDEGHNGEVSYDFSRISDKAARLFSVEKKTGEIKVIGPIDFEAETYYEMRIQAQDGSGLVSNTKVIVEITDVNDNVPVIFLKSLKNPISENMLPGTEVGIINVQDKDSEGNKQVHVYIQQNVPFKLNPSIKNYYSLVTTSELDREIISDYNITITATDEGSPPLSSSKTIHLSVSDVNDNPPVFEEQSYSTYVTENNTPGSSICSVTARDPDWRQNGTVVYALLPSEMNGVPVSSFLSINGDTGVIHAVRAFDYEQFRNFKVHVVARDNGSPPLSSNVTVNVFITDENDNSPQILYPAPAGNSLMTEMVPKAALAGSLVSKVIAVDADSGQNAWLSYQILKSTDLGLFTVGLHSGEIRAQRDISESDSMKQNLVISVNDNGQPSLSTTCDVYLLISDNLAEVPELKDMAYEDSSKLTSYLIIGLVSVSTFFLTFIILILALRFCRSRKPRMLFDGAVTIPSAYFPPNYAEVDGAGTLRSSYNYDAYMTTGSRTSDFKFVRSYNDSTLPAGLTLRKSPDETSEAIESGSKYSTMQKPPNNDWRFTQQGQRPGPSGQYRLVPHYSTQRSNNTGTTDRQNNGTYRYSTSTQQRWTPYGKARAGPHPEGAGGAIVGTGPWPNPPTEAEQLQALMAAANEVSEATATLGPRYNAQFPMQHVPDYRQNVYIPGSTATLTANPQQMMPQPALQGPPQAMPQVDVPNAAQTPASKKKSTKKDKK
- the LOC135550461 gene encoding protocadherin beta-15-like isoform X8, producing MMVVKIFLFSAVKLCSVFFLVLPHTTHGDMSYSSPEEAKRGFIIGNIAKDLGLDAKRLSDRKARLDMDDNSKRYCDIDLAAGNLIVTGRIDREELCGSKLTCALKYELVVENPLELHRITVQIQDVNDNSPRFPNERMNLEMTESADKGRRFPLDEAHDADIGLNAVQSYILERNDYFVLAVHTNSDGGKYSELVLEKELDREKQEEVTLLLTAVDGGTPQRSGTVVIHVTVLDANDNIPVFSQDVYRVSLTENPPLHSVVVTVSATDADKGANGEVTYDFRSISDKASSIFSIDKGTGVIRVVGPVDFEERKDYEMRVQAKDGSGLASNTKVIIDITDINDNEPLILIKSLSNPIPENVLPGTEVGIINVQDKDSEGNRQVRCSIQQNVPFKLNPSIKNYYSLVTTSELDREMISDYNITITATDEGSPPLSSSTTIHVSVSDVNDNPPAFEEQSYSSYVTENNKPGSSMCSVTARDPDWRQNGTVVYSLLPSEINGVPVSSFLSINGDTGVVHAVRAFDYEQFRSFKVHVVARDNGSPPLSSNVTVSVFITDENDNSPQILYPAPAGNSLMTEMVPKAALAGSLVSKVIAVDADSGQNAWLSYHIVKSTDPGLFTIGLHNGEILAHRDISESDRMKQNLVISVNDNGQPSLSTTCDVYLLISDNLAEVPELKDMTFEDSSKLTSYLIIGLVSVSTFFLTFIILILAVRFCRSRKPRMLFDGAVAIPSAYFPPNYAEVDAAGTLRSSYNYDAYLTTGSRTSDFKFVRSYNDSTLPADVTLKKPVEPFGESIITLNNAENCDEQKPPNNDWRFTQQGQRPGPSGQYRLVPHYSTQRSNNTGTTDRQNNGTYRYSTSTQQRWTPYGKARAGPHPEGAGGAIVGTGPWPNPPTEAEQLQALMAAANEVSEATATLGPRYNAQFPMQHVPDYRQNVYIPGSTATLTANPQQMMPQPALQGPPQAMPQVDVPNAAQTPASKKKSTKKDKK